In the Microcaecilia unicolor chromosome 10, aMicUni1.1, whole genome shotgun sequence genome, one interval contains:
- the P2RY13 gene encoding P2Y purinoceptor 13 isoform X1, with protein MHGDGVSLKVTVKLVSHLADRQDINMNTTSYFLQTLSSDIFNISNGSSSRNCQRDASVQRVVFPWMYTFLFFAGITLNILSGLIFFRIPSTTIFIVYLKNILIADLIMTLMLPFKILTDSGLGPWQLKAFVCRFSAVLFYESMYISITLLGLISLDRFLKIVKPFGKKWLHNVSFAKVLSVLVWLFLFGLSLPNIILSNRTPTPLSVKKCASLKNQLGLKWHEAVNYICQFIFWTVLILMVLFYTIITKKIYDSFAKSKSRNVQKTKRTKCRVFIVVAVFFICFAPFHFTRVPYTLSQTGGVADCKRQNQLFLAKESTLWLATTNICMDPLIYIFLCKPFRKMLLTFSTGREKSTTKEITHSTQTTV; from the exons ATGCATG GGGATGGAGTATCTCTGAAGGTGACAGTAAAGCTCGTTTCACATTTGGCAGATCGTCAGGATATTAACATGAACACAACTAG ttacttccTTCAAACACTGAGCTCAGATATTTTCAATATCTCCAACGGATCGTCATCCAGAAACTGCCAGAGGGACGCCAGCGTTCAAAGGGTTGTATTTCCATGGATGTACACATTCCTATTCTTTGCCGGAATCACACTGAACATTTTATCAGGACTGATATTCTTCAGAATTCCCAGCACCACGATTTTCATTGTCTATTTAAAGAACATACTGATAGCTGACCTTATAATGACGCTCATGCTCCCTTTTAAGATTCTAACCGATTCAGGGCTCGGGCCATGGCAACTCAAAGCTTTTGTATGTcgtttttcagctgttctgttttacGAATCCATGTACATTAGTATCACACTGCTTGGACTCATCAGCTTGGACAGATTTCTTAAGATCGTCAAGCCATTTGGGAAGAAGTGGCTGCATAATGTTTCCTTTGCAAAAGTCCTCTCAGTACTTGTCTGGTTATTTCTGTTTGGCCTCTCATTGCCGAACATAATTTTATCAAACCGAACTCCAACACCATTATCTGTGAAGAAATGTGCCTCTCTTAAGAATCAGTTGGGCCTGAAATGGCACGAAGCTGTAAATTACATCTGCCAGTTTATATTCTGGACTGTTCTCATTCTAATGGTTCTGTTCTACACAATTATTACCAAGAAAATATACGACTCCTTTGCAAAATCCAAAAGCAGGAACGTTCAAAAGACGAAAAGAACCAAATGTCGGGTGTTCATTGTTGTAGCTGTGTTTTTCATCTGTTTTGCTCCCTTTCATTTCACTCGAGTGCCTTACACACTCAGTCAGACCGGCGGAGTGGCTGACTGCAAGAGACAAAACCAGTTATTCCTTGCTAAAGAAAGCACGCTGTGGTTAGCAACAACAAATATTTGCATGGATCCTTTGATATACATCTTCCTATGCAAGCCATTTAGAAAGATGCTCCTTACGTTTTCAACAGGAAGAGAGAAAAGTACAACTAAGGAAATCACACACAGTACCCAAACAACTGTGTAG
- the P2RY13 gene encoding P2Y purinoceptor 13 isoform X2 has translation MNTTSYFLQTLSSDIFNISNGSSSRNCQRDASVQRVVFPWMYTFLFFAGITLNILSGLIFFRIPSTTIFIVYLKNILIADLIMTLMLPFKILTDSGLGPWQLKAFVCRFSAVLFYESMYISITLLGLISLDRFLKIVKPFGKKWLHNVSFAKVLSVLVWLFLFGLSLPNIILSNRTPTPLSVKKCASLKNQLGLKWHEAVNYICQFIFWTVLILMVLFYTIITKKIYDSFAKSKSRNVQKTKRTKCRVFIVVAVFFICFAPFHFTRVPYTLSQTGGVADCKRQNQLFLAKESTLWLATTNICMDPLIYIFLCKPFRKMLLTFSTGREKSTTKEITHSTQTTV, from the exons ATGAACACAACTAG ttacttccTTCAAACACTGAGCTCAGATATTTTCAATATCTCCAACGGATCGTCATCCAGAAACTGCCAGAGGGACGCCAGCGTTCAAAGGGTTGTATTTCCATGGATGTACACATTCCTATTCTTTGCCGGAATCACACTGAACATTTTATCAGGACTGATATTCTTCAGAATTCCCAGCACCACGATTTTCATTGTCTATTTAAAGAACATACTGATAGCTGACCTTATAATGACGCTCATGCTCCCTTTTAAGATTCTAACCGATTCAGGGCTCGGGCCATGGCAACTCAAAGCTTTTGTATGTcgtttttcagctgttctgttttacGAATCCATGTACATTAGTATCACACTGCTTGGACTCATCAGCTTGGACAGATTTCTTAAGATCGTCAAGCCATTTGGGAAGAAGTGGCTGCATAATGTTTCCTTTGCAAAAGTCCTCTCAGTACTTGTCTGGTTATTTCTGTTTGGCCTCTCATTGCCGAACATAATTTTATCAAACCGAACTCCAACACCATTATCTGTGAAGAAATGTGCCTCTCTTAAGAATCAGTTGGGCCTGAAATGGCACGAAGCTGTAAATTACATCTGCCAGTTTATATTCTGGACTGTTCTCATTCTAATGGTTCTGTTCTACACAATTATTACCAAGAAAATATACGACTCCTTTGCAAAATCCAAAAGCAGGAACGTTCAAAAGACGAAAAGAACCAAATGTCGGGTGTTCATTGTTGTAGCTGTGTTTTTCATCTGTTTTGCTCCCTTTCATTTCACTCGAGTGCCTTACACACTCAGTCAGACCGGCGGAGTGGCTGACTGCAAGAGACAAAACCAGTTATTCCTTGCTAAAGAAAGCACGCTGTGGTTAGCAACAACAAATATTTGCATGGATCCTTTGATATACATCTTCCTATGCAAGCCATTTAGAAAGATGCTCCTTACGTTTTCAACAGGAAGAGAGAAAAGTACAACTAAGGAAATCACACACAGTACCCAAACAACTGTGTAG